The following are from one region of the Planctomycetota bacterium genome:
- the flgK gene encoding flagellar hook-associated protein FlgK, with the protein MSLTTAFNIGRSALQASQLGIQVASNNMANAGTIGYSRQIGRLQSLRGDRSIPGIMVGGGVIMRSVLRQVDDGIEARLRGATADQAFAGVRSQISSQIEDALGELGENDLSSQLSSFFRAWSERANQSRTGASVVQQGEQLATFIRRLRSDLSDQSRQVASQVGAGVDRANQLLEVIAGLNSEISQAEVAGTIANTLRDQRDQSVRELSEIMDVTVVARGQQGIDVLAGSIPVILGSQARPLSVRREADGAVSVVSGENESRLDVRSGTLGALLEGQGDAVDATIDRLDSLASQVIFQVNRLHSTGARSEGLRSASGTLRLTSAERGLALNDPSNTALASLPFAPTNGGFMVHVRQQGTGATQAVRINVDLDGLTSAGTPGTADDTSAEDIRAQLAAIPGLAATFTSDGRLDIRAADGFDFSFSDDTSGALAVLGVNSYFTGTDGASIAVRSDLSQDASLLMGGRIVDGQFVENGTALEVAGLQSRSIDALAGRSILDHWRDGVQLVGSMAASARSNAEAAAVVREGLEAQRSSVSGVSIDEEALNLLDFQRQYQAAARIVSVAEQLTQTLLELV; encoded by the coding sequence ATGAGCCTCACCACCGCGTTCAACATCGGGCGGTCCGCGCTGCAGGCGAGCCAGCTGGGCATCCAGGTGGCCTCGAACAACATGGCCAACGCGGGCACGATCGGCTACTCGCGCCAGATCGGGCGCTTGCAGTCGCTCCGGGGCGACCGGTCGATCCCGGGCATCATGGTCGGCGGGGGCGTGATCATGCGCTCCGTGCTGCGCCAGGTGGACGACGGCATCGAGGCGCGCCTGCGCGGGGCGACGGCGGACCAGGCCTTCGCGGGCGTGCGCTCGCAGATCTCCTCGCAGATCGAGGACGCGCTGGGCGAACTCGGCGAGAACGACCTGTCGAGCCAGTTGTCGTCGTTCTTCCGGGCGTGGTCCGAGCGCGCGAACCAGTCGCGCACCGGCGCCTCGGTGGTGCAGCAGGGCGAGCAGCTCGCGACGTTCATCCGGCGTCTGCGGAGCGACCTGTCGGACCAGTCGCGCCAGGTGGCCTCGCAGGTCGGCGCGGGCGTGGACCGCGCGAACCAGTTGCTGGAGGTCATCGCCGGGCTGAACAGCGAGATCAGCCAGGCCGAGGTGGCCGGGACGATCGCGAACACGCTGCGCGACCAGCGCGACCAGTCGGTGCGCGAGCTGTCGGAGATCATGGACGTGACGGTCGTGGCGCGCGGGCAGCAGGGCATCGACGTGCTGGCGGGCTCGATCCCGGTGATCCTCGGCTCGCAGGCGCGCCCGCTGAGCGTGCGGCGCGAGGCGGACGGCGCGGTCTCGGTGGTGTCGGGCGAGAACGAGTCGCGCCTCGACGTGCGCTCGGGCACGCTGGGGGCGCTGCTCGAGGGCCAGGGCGACGCGGTGGACGCGACGATCGACCGGCTCGACTCGCTCGCCTCGCAGGTGATCTTCCAGGTGAACCGACTGCACAGCACGGGCGCGCGGAGCGAGGGGCTGCGGTCGGCGTCGGGCACGCTGCGCCTGACGAGCGCGGAGCGCGGGCTGGCGCTCAACGACCCCTCGAACACGGCGCTGGCCTCGCTGCCCTTCGCGCCGACCAACGGCGGGTTCATGGTGCACGTGCGCCAGCAGGGGACGGGGGCGACCCAGGCCGTGCGGATCAATGTGGATCTCGACGGCCTCACCAGCGCGGGCACGCCGGGCACGGCGGACGACACGAGCGCCGAGGACATCCGGGCGCAGCTCGCGGCGATCCCCGGGCTGGCGGCGACGTTCACGTCGGACGGGCGGCTGGACATCCGGGCGGCGGACGGGTTCGACTTCTCGTTCTCCGACGACACGTCGGGCGCGCTGGCGGTGCTGGGCGTCAACTCGTACTTCACCGGGACGGACGGGGCGAGCATCGCGGTGCGTTCGGACCTCTCGCAGGACGCGTCGCTGCTGATGGGCGGGCGGATCGTGGACGGGCAGTTCGTCGAGAACGGCACGGCGCTCGAGGTGGCGGGGCTGCAGTCGCGCTCGATCGACGCCCTGGCGGGGCGGTCGATCCTCGACCACTGGCGCGACGGGGTGCAGTTGGTGGGGTCGATGGCGGCGTCCGCGCGGTCGAACGCCGAGGCCGCCGCGGTGGTGCGCGAGGGCCTCGAGGCGCAGCGGTCGTCGGTGAGCGGGGTGTCGATCGACGAGGAAGCCCTGAACCTGCTGGACTTTCAGCGGCAGTACCAGGCGGCGGCGCGGATCGTGAGCGTCGCCGAGCAGTTGACGCAGACGTTGCTGGAGCTTGTCTGA
- the flgN gene encoding flagellar export chaperone FlgN, with protein MSEAIPTLREMRDELGALLALYEDAYTRWLAIAEAQGEALRRADGRGVERHATALRGVMEDVSRLEPRRGALVNAAAAALGLAKGSRPVTLRDVARALPVPDAGALAARAASVRELAGRAHERTSSLAGATRGLLWHVEGLVRHAARHLSHAGTYSARGRVEVGGTVVSSLDVRS; from the coding sequence GTGAGCGAGGCCATCCCGACCCTGCGCGAGATGCGCGACGAACTCGGCGCCCTGCTCGCCCTGTACGAGGACGCATACACGCGCTGGCTGGCCATCGCGGAAGCGCAGGGCGAGGCGCTCCGACGCGCGGACGGGCGGGGCGTGGAACGGCACGCGACGGCCTTGCGCGGCGTGATGGAAGATGTGTCGCGCCTGGAGCCCCGGCGCGGGGCGCTGGTGAACGCCGCGGCGGCGGCGCTCGGGCTCGCGAAGGGCTCGCGCCCGGTCACGCTGCGCGACGTGGCGCGGGCGCTGCCGGTGCCCGATGCGGGGGCGCTCGCGGCCCGGGCCGCGTCGGTGCGCGAGCTGGCCGGGCGGGCCCACGAGCGGACCAGTTCGCTGGCGGGCGCCACGCGCGGGCTGCTCTGGCATGTCGAGGGCCTGGTGCGCCACGCGGCGCGGCACCTCAGCCACGCGGGGACGTACTCGGCGCGGGGGCGGGTAGAGGTCGGCGGCACGGTCGTGTCGTCGCTGGACGTGCGCTCATGA
- a CDS encoding flagellar basal body P-ring protein FlgI codes for MQRMLAAILGLVMLAAGAEAGTVRDLVRFKGQGESVLRGFGLVVGLPQTGDSGKDLALARPLAKLLESNGAGIGDVKDLEKSKTVALVMVTCTVPASGARADDTLDVWVSAVGNASSLDGGQLFLAPLRGPYVGSPVYAMSEGTVEIEGGVRTRGRVRGGARMIQDVLMPEIGDSFDLIIDRPFADWSTAMQVALAINAKAMPTGPAVARAIDDRTVRVSIPEAERRDRAGFIADVLSADISLAQIDLPATIVYNAKRGAILVDGDVTIGAVAITHSNLQITTTTPPPQATPQNPIVEVERWAGLAPGAKPSEQARLSDLLAAFKQLDIPTTEQIAVLEMLHKMGKLQAKIVID; via the coding sequence ATGCAACGAATGCTCGCGGCGATCCTGGGGCTGGTGATGCTCGCGGCCGGTGCGGAGGCCGGGACGGTGCGCGACCTGGTCCGCTTCAAGGGGCAGGGCGAGTCGGTGCTTCGGGGGTTCGGGCTCGTGGTCGGCCTGCCCCAGACGGGCGACAGCGGGAAGGACCTGGCGCTGGCGAGGCCCCTGGCGAAGCTGCTGGAGAGCAACGGCGCCGGCATCGGCGACGTGAAGGACCTCGAGAAGAGCAAGACGGTGGCGCTGGTGATGGTGACGTGCACGGTGCCGGCGTCGGGCGCGCGGGCGGACGACACGCTGGACGTGTGGGTGTCGGCGGTCGGGAACGCGTCGAGCCTGGACGGCGGGCAGTTGTTCCTGGCGCCGCTGCGCGGGCCGTATGTCGGCAGCCCGGTGTACGCGATGAGCGAGGGAACGGTGGAGATCGAGGGGGGCGTGCGGACGCGGGGGCGTGTGCGGGGCGGGGCGCGGATGATCCAGGACGTGCTGATGCCCGAGATCGGCGACTCGTTCGACCTCATCATCGACCGCCCGTTCGCGGACTGGTCGACGGCGATGCAGGTGGCGCTGGCGATCAACGCGAAGGCGATGCCCACGGGTCCCGCGGTAGCGCGGGCGATCGACGACCGGACGGTGCGCGTGTCGATCCCCGAGGCGGAGCGTCGGGACCGGGCGGGGTTCATCGCGGACGTGCTGTCGGCGGACATCTCGCTGGCGCAGATCGACCTCCCGGCGACGATCGTGTACAACGCGAAGCGCGGGGCGATTCTGGTGGACGGCGACGTGACCATCGGCGCGGTGGCGATCACGCACAGCAACCTGCAGATCACGACGACCACGCCGCCCCCGCAGGCGACGCCCCAGAACCCGATCGTCGAGGTCGAGCGCTGGGCCGGGCTCGCGCCGGGGGCCAAGCCCAGCGAGCAGGCGCGCCTATCGGACCTGCTGGCGGCGTTCAAGCAACTGGACATCCCCACCACCGAGCAGATCGCGGTGCTCGAGATGCTCCACAAGATGGGCAAGCTGCAGGCGAAGATCGTGATCGACTGA
- a CDS encoding flagellar basal body L-ring protein FlgH yields MRRAISAGVLGAGIAATGADAGAQSLFRQPPPPPVVDERGEVDEQAAVRGASLYLVERPKPRTIQVHDKVMIIISETSKSTSEQTLDTKKNVTLSAALEKFPNLAKFLEAELTTGNSSPIVEAEASANQTFKGDGSYERSDRFTDRVTATVIDVKPNGVVVLEARRTIQKDKEVQTLVLAGECRREDITDNNSVLSSQLADLTVRVHNEGQVKDAASKGLFTRLFEAIFNF; encoded by the coding sequence ATGCGGCGGGCGATATCGGCGGGCGTGCTGGGCGCGGGGATCGCGGCGACGGGCGCGGACGCGGGCGCGCAGAGCCTGTTCCGGCAGCCCCCCCCGCCGCCGGTCGTCGATGAGCGGGGCGAGGTCGACGAGCAGGCGGCGGTGCGCGGGGCGTCGCTGTACCTGGTGGAGCGGCCCAAGCCGCGGACGATCCAGGTGCACGACAAGGTGATGATCATCATCTCCGAGACGAGCAAGAGCACGAGCGAGCAGACGCTGGACACGAAGAAGAACGTGACGCTGAGCGCGGCGCTCGAGAAGTTCCCGAACCTGGCGAAGTTCCTGGAGGCCGAGCTGACGACGGGCAACAGCTCGCCGATCGTCGAGGCCGAGGCGAGCGCGAACCAGACGTTCAAGGGCGACGGGTCGTACGAGCGGTCGGACAGGTTCACGGACCGCGTGACGGCGACGGTGATCGACGTCAAGCCCAACGGGGTGGTGGTGCTGGAGGCGCGCCGGACGATCCAGAAGGACAAGGAAGTGCAGACGCTGGTGCTCGCGGGCGAGTGCCGTCGCGAGGACATCACCGACAACAACAGCGTGCTCTCGAGTCAGCTTGCGGACCTGACGGTGCGGGTGCACAACGAGGGGCAGGTGAAGGACGCGGCGAGCAAGGGGCTGTTTACGCGCCTGTTCGAGGCGATCTTCAACTTCTGA
- the flgA gene encoding flagellar basal body P-ring formation chaperone FlgA: MTADASGVFASNRGVAGRGPAVGPACGGVRGVGLPRVGLPRFSLPSARRVAALVVLVLLVVGGVLFTPEAHGQDIVRVRATVAARDGSLALRDIADLSGERAIALGDVAMGEATPGRVIRIDEVRAKIEASGLVSLGLLRVQGATCEVLGAAPASVRAPGARATPAAPPEIRPGTVGAAIPVRLAELLGVREDDLRITFEASDAALLETPVPRGGVLSLTPHGEGERVSFAVRLYAGDRLAASGSVRAGVGVRRTVLVARRALARGGVLGAEDVAEEARFVPMDAAPATRGAIGMEVRSRVGAGEVVLERDVAAPVVVKRGDLIGVDCVSGGFIVRTTARAMEAGREGDVISLQALNSKHSFRARVAKPGLAVVVVGETK, translated from the coding sequence ATGACCGCAGACGCGTCTGGCGTGTTCGCTTCGAATCGGGGCGTGGCGGGGCGCGGGCCCGCGGTCGGCCCGGCGTGCGGCGGCGTGCGCGGGGTGGGACTGCCGCGTGTGGGCCTGCCCCGGTTCAGCCTGCCGAGTGCCCGCCGGGTGGCGGCGCTGGTGGTGCTCGTGCTGCTCGTCGTGGGCGGGGTGCTCTTCACGCCCGAGGCGCACGGGCAGGACATCGTGCGCGTTCGGGCGACCGTGGCGGCGAGGGACGGCTCGCTCGCGCTGCGCGACATCGCGGACCTCTCGGGCGAGCGGGCGATCGCGCTGGGCGACGTGGCGATGGGCGAGGCGACGCCGGGACGGGTGATCCGCATCGACGAGGTGCGGGCGAAGATCGAGGCGTCGGGCCTGGTGAGCCTGGGTTTGCTTCGCGTGCAGGGCGCGACGTGCGAGGTGCTCGGCGCAGCGCCGGCGAGCGTGCGGGCCCCCGGGGCGCGGGCGACGCCGGCCGCGCCGCCGGAGATCCGGCCCGGCACGGTGGGCGCGGCGATCCCGGTGCGCCTGGCCGAGTTGCTCGGCGTGCGCGAGGACGACCTGCGGATCACGTTCGAGGCGTCGGACGCGGCGCTCCTGGAGACACCCGTGCCCCGCGGGGGCGTGCTGTCGCTGACGCCGCACGGCGAGGGCGAGCGCGTGTCGTTCGCGGTGCGCCTGTACGCGGGCGACCGGTTGGCGGCGTCGGGGTCGGTGCGGGCGGGCGTGGGGGTGCGTCGGACGGTGCTCGTGGCGCGCCGGGCGTTGGCGCGCGGGGGCGTGCTGGGCGCGGAGGACGTGGCCGAGGAGGCCCGGTTCGTGCCGATGGACGCGGCCCCTGCTACCCGCGGGGCGATTGGGATGGAGGTCCGGTCGCGCGTCGGCGCGGGCGAGGTGGTGCTGGAGCGCGACGTGGCGGCCCCGGTCGTGGTGAAGCGTGGTGACCTGATCGGCGTGGACTGCGTGTCGGGCGGGTTCATCGTGCGGACCACGGCCCGGGCGATGGAGGCGGGGCGCGAGGGCGATGTCATCAGCCTGCAGGCGCTGAACTCCAAGCACTCGTTCCGGGCGCGGGTGGCCAAGCCCGGGCTGGCGGTGGTCGTGGTGGGCGAGACGAAGTAA
- the flgG gene encoding flagellar basal-body rod protein FlgG has product MAINALQSAASGLSALNTALDVTANNLANVNTPGYKASRANFQDLLYIERAQPGALNQIEDQRPIGLYVGLGVRVSGTQLDFTQGAPQATGRPLDVTINGAGFFRVTVEESLGNGGFAYTRAGNFTLNADGELVLANDQGRRLDPNIQIPDNASSITIASDGRVLVTVSGQTEPEELGPIELATFINPAGLKQVGENLFIDTAASGPPTTGIPGTEGRGTLQSTFLESSNVDPTRELIELIRTQRAFEMNSQSIRAADESLRSVAQLRR; this is encoded by the coding sequence ATGGCGATCAACGCACTGCAATCGGCCGCGTCCGGGCTGTCGGCGCTGAACACGGCGCTGGACGTCACGGCGAACAACCTGGCGAACGTGAACACGCCGGGGTACAAGGCGAGCCGCGCGAACTTCCAGGACCTGCTGTACATCGAGCGGGCGCAGCCGGGCGCGCTGAACCAGATCGAGGACCAGCGTCCGATCGGGCTGTACGTGGGGCTGGGGGTGCGGGTGAGCGGAACGCAACTGGACTTCACGCAGGGCGCGCCGCAGGCGACCGGCAGGCCCCTGGATGTGACGATCAACGGCGCGGGCTTCTTCCGCGTGACGGTCGAGGAATCGCTCGGGAACGGTGGGTTCGCGTACACGCGCGCGGGGAACTTCACGCTGAACGCGGACGGGGAGCTGGTGCTCGCGAACGACCAGGGGCGCCGGCTGGACCCGAACATCCAGATCCCCGACAACGCGTCGAGCATCACGATCGCGAGCGACGGGCGGGTGCTGGTGACGGTCTCGGGGCAGACCGAGCCGGAGGAACTGGGCCCGATCGAACTGGCGACGTTCATCAACCCCGCGGGCCTCAAGCAGGTGGGCGAGAACCTGTTCATCGACACCGCGGCGAGCGGGCCCCCCACCACCGGCATCCCCGGCACCGAGGGCCGGGGCACGCTGCAGTCGACCTTTCTCGAGTCGTCGAACGTCGATCCCACGCGCGAGCTGATCGAACTGATCCGCACGCAGCGCGCGTTCGAGATGAACAGCCAGTCGATCCGGGCGGCGGACGAATCGCTGCGGTCGGTGGCGCAGTTGCGCCGGTAA
- a CDS encoding flagellar hook basal-body protein, whose product MSYGLQISASGVFTALYRQDVFANNLANMDTPGFKVDIPSTRPRDAVREEDGVWHLPSDRLLERLGAGAMLNPNRVSFAQGRLRTTGNALDLGIEGEGFFVVRDQSAGDAQRLTRDGRMTRNAQGLLVLASSGQAVLGEDGSPIALPAGTLTVGADGSLRVNGATFAKLKLVEIERTGELRKLGQGLFEVEPRELAAAKPAGGTVRQHAYEESGVDEVTTLLAMTSASREVETNTWMMREHDRMLDRAINGLGRVA is encoded by the coding sequence ATGTCGTACGGGCTGCAGATCTCGGCTTCGGGCGTGTTCACGGCGTTGTACCGCCAGGACGTGTTCGCGAACAACCTCGCGAACATGGACACTCCGGGCTTCAAGGTGGACATCCCGTCGACTCGTCCCCGCGACGCGGTGCGCGAGGAAGACGGGGTGTGGCACCTGCCGTCGGACCGCCTGCTGGAGCGGCTCGGGGCCGGCGCGATGCTCAATCCCAACCGCGTGTCGTTCGCGCAGGGGCGCCTGCGGACGACGGGCAACGCGCTCGACCTCGGCATCGAGGGCGAGGGGTTCTTCGTGGTGCGCGACCAGAGCGCGGGAGATGCGCAGCGCCTGACGCGGGACGGGCGGATGACGCGCAACGCGCAGGGATTGCTCGTGCTGGCGTCGAGCGGGCAGGCGGTGCTGGGCGAGGATGGATCGCCGATCGCGTTGCCGGCGGGCACGCTGACGGTGGGCGCCGACGGCTCGCTGCGTGTGAACGGCGCGACGTTCGCAAAGCTCAAGCTGGTGGAGATCGAGCGGACGGGCGAGCTGCGCAAGCTCGGGCAGGGCCTGTTCGAAGTCGAGCCGCGGGAACTCGCGGCGGCGAAGCCGGCGGGCGGCACCGTCCGCCAGCACGCGTACGAGGAATCGGGCGTGGACGAGGTGACGACGCTGCTGGCGATGACGAGCGCGTCGCGCGAGGTCGAGACGAACACGTGGATGATGCGCGAGCACGACCGGATGCTGGACCGGGCAATCAACGGGCTGGGACGCGTGGCGTGA
- a CDS encoding glucose-6-phosphate isomerase (catalyzes the formation of D-fructose 6-phosphate from D-glucose 6-phosphate), with translation MLTLDYANCLRARVGSHGLDEARLDPAGPIAAAVAAHTRTLASRRGTGWERWRDLARNPARSTHVAGVRAIAERCRGKFDNLVVLGIGGSALGNIALQAALNPSTWNLLPDAARPGPRLFVLDNVDPASFADVFAHCERTGGLARTLFNVISKSGETAETAAQFMIVRDALKKALGPGYASNIVAITDPAKGTMRRLCDAEGFTTLPVPDGVGGRFSVLSPVGLFSAAMCGIDIDALLDGANAMDERCSNEQLAKNPAAMLASLLVELGTTLGKPNHVLMPYANNLYLLADWYRQLWAESLGKEKDLSGQTVYAGFTPIKALGATDQHSQIQLYREGPNDKVIGLVEVAHFTPPASGVTRDGDVPIPAGLGVEALRYLEGASLGRLLNAEKRATEYALVESQRPNYTIRMPKVDAYHVGEFVMLWQIATAYAGLLLGVDAYDQPAVETGKVATFGLMGRDGYAEHQARVRDTLTPTGWVV, from the coding sequence ATGCTCACCCTCGACTACGCGAACTGCCTGCGCGCCCGCGTCGGCTCGCACGGGCTCGACGAGGCCCGCCTCGACCCCGCCGGGCCCATCGCCGCCGCCGTCGCCGCCCACACACGCACGCTCGCCTCGCGTCGCGGCACGGGCTGGGAGCGCTGGCGCGATCTCGCCCGCAACCCCGCTCGTTCGACGCACGTCGCCGGCGTCCGCGCGATCGCCGAGCGATGCCGCGGCAAGTTCGACAACCTCGTGGTCCTGGGCATCGGGGGCTCGGCCCTGGGCAACATCGCGCTCCAGGCGGCCCTGAACCCGAGCACCTGGAACCTGCTGCCCGACGCCGCCCGACCCGGGCCGCGCCTCTTCGTGCTCGACAACGTCGACCCCGCGTCGTTCGCCGATGTCTTCGCCCACTGCGAGCGCACGGGCGGGCTGGCCCGCACGCTGTTCAACGTGATCTCCAAGAGCGGCGAGACCGCCGAGACCGCCGCGCAGTTCATGATCGTGCGCGACGCGCTCAAGAAGGCCTTGGGCCCCGGGTACGCGTCGAACATCGTCGCCATCACCGACCCGGCCAAGGGCACCATGCGACGCCTCTGCGACGCCGAGGGCTTCACCACCCTGCCCGTGCCCGACGGCGTCGGCGGGCGCTTCAGCGTGCTCTCGCCCGTCGGGCTCTTCTCCGCCGCCATGTGCGGCATCGACATCGACGCCCTCCTCGACGGCGCGAACGCCATGGACGAGCGCTGCTCGAACGAGCAGCTCGCCAAGAACCCGGCGGCCATGCTCGCGTCGCTGCTCGTCGAGCTCGGCACCACCCTCGGCAAGCCCAACCACGTCCTGATGCCCTACGCGAACAACCTCTACCTGCTCGCCGACTGGTACCGCCAGTTGTGGGCCGAGAGCCTCGGCAAAGAGAAGGACCTCTCCGGGCAGACGGTGTACGCGGGCTTCACGCCCATCAAGGCCCTGGGCGCGACTGACCAGCACAGCCAGATTCAGTTGTACCGCGAGGGCCCCAACGACAAGGTCATCGGGCTGGTCGAGGTCGCGCATTTCACGCCGCCCGCGTCCGGCGTCACGCGCGACGGCGACGTGCCCATCCCCGCCGGGCTCGGCGTCGAGGCGCTTCGGTACTTGGAGGGCGCCTCGCTCGGACGCCTCCTGAACGCCGAGAAACGCGCCACCGAGTACGCGCTCGTCGAGAGCCAGCGCCCCAACTACACCATCCGCATGCCAAAGGTCGACGCGTACCACGTCGGCGAGTTCGTCATGCTCTGGCAGATCGCCACGGCGTACGCCGGGCTGCTCTTGGGCGTCGACGCGTACGACCAGCCCGCCGTCGAGACCGGCAAGGTCGCGACGTTCGGGCTCATGGGGCGCGACGGGTACGCCGAGCACCAGGCACGCGTCCGCGACACGCTCACGCCCACCGGCTGGGTGGTCTGA
- a CDS encoding prepilin-type N-terminal cleavage/methylation domain-containing protein, which produces MPRGSRRRDRCPAFTLIELLVVIAIIALLISILLPSLSKAREAARAVVCTAMLRQLGQAQSSYAGTWKDYIAGTNTSGADANYYGGANIVGETTSTTPVSIHDWFSPTLGDSAGLPANRAMRTLTIFNKYACASARAVNQRLYPFGAGGGADRADFDRAQGELVYRQISYLAPEGLHYISNQPNRNLLLYTPPGTSGPARALWRSGFPTPVLTPPDYTPRLDKIGTQLSSKVLAADGTRYFDNGVLDFDVSPVANYGSFVDSGPIFNESTAYGRAFRQAPNNVKLTFRHNKSINAVFLDGSARNLSADTVYRRVDYWYPSGSRFTGGQATAEALAEYSINDKIP; this is translated from the coding sequence ATGCCCAGAGGATCCCGTCGCCGCGATCGTTGCCCCGCCTTTACGCTCATTGAACTGCTCGTGGTCATCGCGATCATCGCGTTGCTCATCAGCATCCTGCTCCCGTCGCTGAGCAAGGCGCGTGAGGCGGCCCGCGCGGTCGTCTGCACCGCCATGCTGCGCCAGTTGGGCCAGGCCCAGTCCTCGTACGCTGGCACCTGGAAGGACTACATCGCCGGCACCAACACGTCGGGCGCCGACGCGAACTATTACGGCGGCGCCAACATCGTCGGCGAGACGACCTCGACGACGCCCGTCTCGATCCACGATTGGTTCAGCCCGACGCTCGGCGATTCGGCGGGGCTCCCCGCGAATCGCGCCATGCGCACCCTGACGATCTTCAACAAGTACGCCTGCGCCTCGGCCCGCGCCGTCAACCAGCGCCTGTACCCCTTCGGCGCCGGCGGCGGCGCCGACCGCGCGGACTTCGACCGTGCCCAGGGCGAACTCGTCTACCGCCAGATCAGCTACCTCGCGCCCGAAGGGCTGCACTACATCAGTAATCAGCCCAACCGAAACCTGCTTCTCTATACGCCGCCCGGCACCAGCGGCCCGGCCCGCGCCCTCTGGCGATCCGGGTTCCCCACGCCCGTGCTCACGCCGCCCGACTACACCCCGCGCCTGGACAAGATCGGCACGCAGCTCTCGAGCAAGGTCCTCGCCGCCGACGGTACCCGCTACTTTGATAACGGCGTGCTCGACTTCGACGTCAGCCCCGTCGCCAACTACGGCTCGTTCGTCGACTCGGGCCCCATCTTCAACGAATCTACCGCGTACGGGAGAGCCTTCCGGCAGGCCCCGAACAACGTAAAGCTTACATTCCGCCACAACAAGTCCATCAACGCCGTGTTCCTCGACGGCAGCGCCCGCAACCTTTCCGCCGACACGGTCTACCGCCGCGTCGACTACTGGTACCCCAGCGGCAGCCGGTTTACCGGCGGACAGGCGACCGCCGAGGCGCTCGCCGAGTACTCGATCAACGACAAGATCCCCTGA
- the ispH gene encoding 4-hydroxy-3-methylbut-2-enyl diphosphate reductase — MPLRLLLANPRGFCAGVRMAIDVVDQVLDLFPGETVYVYHEIVHNKHVVGRFQARGVVFVDEIEAIPEGAIVVFSAHGVSPAVRSAARARGLQAIDATCPLVTKVHAEAIRYARQGYQILLVGHRDHQEVVGTSGEAPDATQVVESPADIAGLRIRDPGRLVYLTQTTLSTDDAGVIIDALKRAFPLIKAPPSEDICYATTNRQVAVRQIAPECDLVLVVGSRNSSNSVRLTEISANVGTPARLLDDVTEIDWSWFPSGNETVLVTAGASAPEDLVADLCRSLLARFGGVIERRDIFDENVEFAQPGALRKIMMQRGIDPESRRIRVQSPEITREAYGAGAAAGGVVGVTVGGKPARPRG, encoded by the coding sequence GTGCCGCTGCGCTTGCTGCTCGCCAATCCACGGGGTTTCTGCGCGGGCGTGCGCATGGCGATCGACGTGGTCGACCAGGTGCTGGACCTCTTCCCCGGGGAGACGGTGTACGTCTACCACGAGATCGTGCACAACAAGCACGTCGTCGGGCGGTTTCAGGCGCGCGGCGTCGTATTCGTGGACGAGATCGAGGCGATCCCCGAGGGGGCGATCGTCGTGTTTTCAGCGCACGGGGTGTCGCCGGCGGTGCGGAGCGCGGCCCGGGCGCGGGGGCTGCAGGCCATCGACGCCACGTGCCCGCTGGTGACGAAGGTGCACGCCGAGGCGATCCGGTACGCGCGTCAGGGGTACCAGATCCTGCTCGTCGGGCACCGCGACCATCAGGAAGTGGTGGGCACCAGCGGCGAAGCGCCCGACGCGACGCAGGTGGTCGAGAGCCCGGCCGACATTGCGGGGCTGCGCATCCGCGACCCGGGGCGGCTGGTGTACCTCACGCAGACGACGCTGAGCACCGACGACGCGGGGGTGATCATCGACGCGCTCAAGCGGGCGTTCCCGCTGATCAAGGCCCCGCCGAGCGAGGACATCTGTTATGCGACGACCAATCGGCAGGTGGCCGTGCGGCAGATCGCGCCGGAGTGCGACCTCGTGCTGGTGGTGGGGAGCCGGAACTCGAGCAACTCGGTGCGGCTGACGGAGATTTCGGCGAACGTCGGGACGCCGGCGCGGCTGCTCGACGACGTCACGGAGATCGATTGGTCGTGGTTCCCGAGCGGGAACGAGACGGTGCTGGTGACGGCGGGCGCTTCGGCGCCGGAAGATCTGGTGGCGGACCTGTGCCGCTCGCTGCTGGCGCGGTTCGGCGGGGTGATCGAGCGTCGGGACATCTTCGATGAGAACGTGGAGTTCGCGCAGCCGGGTGCGCTGCGGAAGATCATGATGCAGCGCGGGATCGACCCGGAGAGCCGGCGGATCCGGGTGCAATCGCCCGAGATCACGCGGGAGGCGTACGGCGCGGGGGCGGCGGCGGGCGGCGTGGTGGGCGTGACGGTCGGCGGAAAGCCGGCGCGCCCGCGCGGGTGA